In Centropristis striata isolate RG_2023a ecotype Rhode Island chromosome 5, C.striata_1.0, whole genome shotgun sequence, a single genomic region encodes these proteins:
- the erbb3b gene encoding receptor tyrosine-protein kinase erbB-3b, which produces MIQWGVILLCLSWRLQTASSQTHEVVCPGTQNGLSSTGSQETQYNLIKDRYDGCEIIMGNLEITQIENNWDFSFLKTIREVTGYVLIAMNHFQEIPLGQLRVIRGNSLYERRFALSVFFNYPKDGSNGLRQLGLANLTEILKGGVQIINNKYLSYGPWIFWQDIIRDTSAPIDIQYNGERGPCHKSCEDYCWGPNGDQCQILTKTVCAPQCNGRCFGTSPRDCCHIECAAGCKGPLDVDCFACRHFNDSGACVPQCPQTLIYNKQTFQMETNPNAKYQYGSICVSQCPTHFVVDGSSCVSVCPPDKMEVEREGQRQCELCSGLCPKVCEGTGAEHRQTVDSSNIDSFINCTKIQGSLHFLVTGILGDDFKNIPPLDAKKLEVFRTVREITDILNIQSWPKELNDLSVFSSLTTIQGRSLYKRFSLMVMRIHTLTSLGLRSLREISDGSVYISQNANLCYHHTVNWAQLFRGHRVRINNLNTNRPLAECVAEGHVCDPLCSDSGCWGPGPDQCLSCRNYSREGTCVGSCNFYTGAPREFAGSDGECVACHPECKPQSGKVSCTGLGADMCVACANLRDGPYCMSSCPTGVNDGQKGLIFKYPNREGHCEPCHHNCTQGCSGPGLNDCLEPARLAVSSGQITGIALGVPAGLIFCLVLFFLGVLYHRGLAIRRKRAMRRYLESGESFEPLGPGEKGTKVHARILRPSELKKIKALGSGVFGTVHKGFWTPEGETVKIPVAIKTIQDSSGRQTFTEITDHMLSMGSLDHPYIVRLLGICPGSTLQLVTQLSSQGSLLEHIRHNKNSLDPQRLLNWCVQIAKGMYYLEEHCMVHRNLAARNILLKNDYQVQISDYGVADLLYPDDKKYVYTDTKTPIKWMALESILFRRYTHQSDVWSYGVTVWEMMSFGAEPYASVQPQEVPSLLEKGERLSQPHICTIDVYMVMVKCWMIDENIRPTFKELANDFTRMARDPPRYLVIKLEGEEAASVEIHRRESERGLLDADLEDQDENGLEDGLTTPPLQHSPSWSLSRSRINSYRSGTSQAGATGYLPMTPSPVDSIRQLWRQRSRLSSVRTLPERSEFRGSAREAELREEGLRTGSLHRARFGSERGTPRISINRHRKLSSASSPSSYKVWTAEEEEEMDHYGYVLAGSPVTPERVHKILHSGRRNSRLKNNLSLVVINPSQEYEIMTKEPGATLCSTSGVLSQTEALCRKISPLPSPTFMAPLPVEDTAHVETLTSAVRSKQEDEGCEGSAEQRDSTEKHQLTWDSDSAIRAVDDPGETDQGIGRYEYMDIRRSDSTEGQDPASETRRTQTSAAETEDLTVEVLKKELEEEEEEDKHQNTNKQPALQGDLVMPRPDVLTAGGEMVEEYEEMTGFGVLPSGWEQADYQNLPVKGRAVSEEMGSGRCAGIGGYIKVCAGMGEPGSNTSFDNPDYWHSRLFIKPDAVRT; this is translated from the exons ATGATCCAGTGGGGAGTCATATTACTGTGTTTGTCATGGAGGCTACAAACAGCATCATCCCAAACCCATGAAG TGGTGTGTCCCGGTACACAGAACGGACTGAGCTCCACAGGATCTCAGGAGACTCAGTACAACCTGATTAAAGACCGGTATGATGGCTGTGAGATCATCATGGGAAATCTGGAGATCACTCAGATTGAGAATAACTGGGACTTCTCCTTCCTCAAG ACAATCCGTGAGGTGACTGGCTATGTCCTCATTGCCATGAACCACTTTCAGGAGATTCCTCTAGGGCAACTACGGGTCATTAGAGGAAACAGCCTTTATGAGAGACGCTttgctctctctgtcttcttcaACTACCCCAAGGACGGCTCTAATGGCCTGCGACAGCTGGGGCTCGCAAATCTGACAG AGATTCTGAAGGGAGGAGTACAGATCATCAACAACAAATACCTGAGTTACGGCCCCTGGATCTTCTGGCAAGATATCATCAGAGACACCAGTGCTCCAATTGACATCCAGTACAATGGAGAGAGAG gcCCGTGCCACAAATCGTGTGAAGATTATTGCTGGGGGCCAAACGGGGACCAGTGTCAGATCT TGACGAAGACGGTGTGCGCTCCGCAGTGTAATGGCCGCTGTTTTGGGACGAGCCCCAGGGACTGCTGTCACATAGAGTGTGCAGCGGGATGTAAAGGCCCTCTAGACGTGGACTGTTTT gCATGTCGTCATTTCAATGACTCTGGAGCCTGCGTGCCTCAATGTCCCCAAACTTTGATCTATAACAAACAGACGTTTCAAATGGAGACCAACCCTAATGCCAAATATCAGTATGGATCCATCTGTGTCTCCCAGTGTCCAA CCCATTTTGTAGTGGACGGTAGCTCCTGTGTGAGCGTTTGTCCTCCAGACAAgatggaggtggagagagaaggCCAGAGGCAGTGTGAGCTCTGCAGTGGACTCTGCCCAAAAG TGTGTGAAGGCACTGGtgctgaacacagacagacagtggacTCCAGCAACATCGACAGTTTCATCAACTGCACCAAGATCCAGGGCAGCCTTCACTTCCTGGTCACAGGGATTCTTGG AGATGACTTTAAAAACATCCCGCCACTGGATGCCAAAAAGCTGGAAGTGTTCCGCACCGTCAGAGAAATAACAG ATATCCTGAACATCCAGTCGTGGCCCAAAGAACTGAATGatctgtctgttttctcaaGTCTCACAACCATTCAAGGGAGGTCACTCTACAA GCGTTTTTCTCTGATGGTGATGCGCATCCACACTCTTACCTCACTGGGTCTGCGCTCTCTCCGGGAGATCAGTGACGGCAGTGTGTACATCAGTCAGAATGCCAACCTCTGTTACCACCACACTGTCAACTGGGCGCAGCTGTTCAGAGGCCACAGAGTTCGAATCAACAACCTCAACACCAACAGGCCGCTGGCAGAGTGTG TTGCAGAGGGCCACGTGTGTGACCCGCTGTGTTCAGACTCAGGATGCTGGGGCCCGGGGCCCGACCAGTGTCTCTCCTGTAGGAACTACAGTCGAGAGGGCACATGTGTGGGCAGCTGTAATTTCTACACTGG AGCTCCGAGGGAATTTGCAGGCTCTGATGGCGAGTGTGTCGCATGTCATCCAGAGTGTAAACCGCAGAGTGGGAAAGTCAGCTGTACTGGACTG GGTGCAGACATGTGTGTGGCGTGTGCCAACCTTCGAGATGGTCCGTACTGCATGTCCTCCTGTCCCACTGGAGTGAACGATGGACAGAAGGGACTGATCTTCAAATACCCCAACAGGGAGGGTCACTGTGAACCATGTCACCACAACTGCACACAGGG ATGTTCAGGCCCAGGATTAAATGACTGTTTGGAACCAGCCAGGCTGGCAGTAAGCAG TGGTCAGATCACAGGCATAGCTTTAGGTGTCCCGGCTGGCTTGATTTTCTGCCTGGTGTTGTTTTTCCTTGGTGTGCTGTACCACCGAGGCCTGGCCATCCGCCGCAAGAGAGCCATGAGGAGGTACCTGGAGAGTGGAGAG AGCTTTGAGCCACTGGGTCCCGGAGAGAAAGGTACCAAGGTTCACGCTCGCATCCTGAGGCCCtcagagctgaaaaaaatcaaagctcttGGCTCGGGAGTTTTTGGCACAGTGCACAAG GGTTTTTGGACTCCAGAGGGAGAAACAGTGAAGATCCCTGTGGCCATTAAGACCATCCAGGATAGCTCAGGCCGACAGACCTTCACTGAGATAACTGAT CATATGCTGTCAATGGGCAGCCTGGACCATCCCTACATCGTTAGGCTGCTGGGCATCTGTCCAGGTTCCACTCTGCAACTGGTGACCCAGCTCAGTTCACAGGGCTCCTTACTGGAGCACATTAGGCACAACAAGAACAGCCTGGACCCCCAGCGCCTGCTCAACTGGTGTGTGCAGATTGCAAAA GGTATGTACTACCTGGAGGAGCACTGCATGGTCCACAGGAACCTGGCTGCCCGCAACATCCTGCTAAAGAATGACTACCAGGTCCAGATCTCTGACTACGGCGTGGCAGACCTCCTTTATCCCGACGACAAGAAATATGTCTACACTGACACCAAG ACACCTATAAAATGGATGGCACTGGAGAGCATCTTGTTTCGAAGATACACTCATCAAAGTGATGTTTGGAGTTATG GGGTGACAGTGTGGGAGATGATGTCGTTCGGGGCGGAGCCGTATGCATCTGTGCAGCCTCAGGAGGTGCCGAGTCTCCTGGAGAAGGGCGAACGGCTGTCACAGCCCCACATCTGCACTATAGACGTCTACATGGTCATGGTTAAAT GCTGGATGATTGATGAAAATATTAGGCCGACCTTCAAAGAGCTGGCCAATGACTTTACTCGCATGGCAAGAGACCCACCAAGATATCTAGTCATCAAG TTGGAAGGAGAAGAAGCTGCCTCAGTAGAGATCCATCGAAGAGAATCAGAGCGAGGGCTTCTGGATGCAGATTTGGAAGACCAAGATGAGAACGGACTGGAGGACGGTTTGACTACTCCCCCACTCCAACACTCTCCATCTTGGAGTTTGTCTCGTTCACGGATTAATTCTTACAGG AGTGGTACCTCTCAGGCCGGAGCCACTGGATACCTGCCAATGACCCCGAGCCCTGTGGACAGCATTCGCCAG CTGTGGCGTCAGAGGTCTCGGCTGAGCTCGGTGCGGACGCTGCCcgagaggtcagagttcaggggGAGTGCCAGAGAGGCAGAGCTGCGTGAGGAAGGGTTACGGACTGGGAGTCTCCACAGGGCCAGGTTTGGCTCCGAGAGGGGCACTCCTCGTATTTCCATCAACCGGCACAGGAAACTCTCATCAGCGTCAAGTCCATCCTCATATAAAGTGTGGacagcagaggaagaggaggagatggaccATTATGGCTATGTCCTGGCTGGGTCACCTGTAACTCCAGAGAGAG TCCATAAAATCCTTCATTCCGGGCGAAGAAACTCAAGACTCAAGAATAATCTGTCTCTCGTGGTGATAAATCCCTCCCAGGAGTATGAAATCATGACAAAGGAGCCTGGAGCTACTCTTTGCTCGACCAGTGGCGTCTTATCACAGACGGAAGCTCTCTGTCGTAAAATCTCACCTTTGCCCTCACCGACCTTCATGGCTCCGCTGCCTGTAGAGGACACAGCACATGTGGAAACTCTGACATCAGCTGTAAGGAGTAAGCAGGAAGATGAGGGCTGTGAAGGAAGTGCAGAGCAAAGAGACTCCACAGAGAAACATCAGCTAACTTGGGACTCTGACAGTGCGATCAGAGCTGTGGATGACCCAGGAGAGACAGATCAAGGGATTGGCAGGTATGAATACATGGATATCCGGCGATCCGACTCTACGGAGGGACAGGATCCAGCATCTGAGACACGTAGGActcaaacatctgcagcagagaCGGAGGACCTAACCGTGGAGGTGTTGAAAAAAGAGcttgaggaggaagaagaagaggacaaGCACcagaacacaaataaacaaccTGCACTTCAGGGGGATCTGGTCATGCCCAGGCCAGATGTGCTCACAGCTGGGGGAGAAATGGTGGAGGAGTATGAGGAGATGACCGGATTTGGAGTGTTGCCCAGTGGGTGGGAGCAGGCAGACTACCAGAACCTCCCAGTGAAGGGGAGGGCTGTTTCTGAGGAGATGGGCAGTGGCAGGTGTGCAGGGATCGGGGGATACATCAAGGTGTGTGCTGGCATGGGGGAGCCTGGCAGCAACACATCATTTGA